GGCCAGGGGTTGAACGGGATCAGATTGACCTTGGCCGGCAGCTTGTACTTACGGATCAGGCGGACCAGCTCATGCGCGTCGGCATCGCTGTCATTCTTGTCCTTGATCATCACATATTCAAAGGTGATGCGGCGGGCATTGTTCGCCTTGGGATAATCGGCGCAGGCCTGCAGCAGCTCCTCGATGCCATATTTGCGGTTGAGCGGTACCAGTTCGTCGCGCACTTCCTTGGTCACGGCATGGAGCGAGACGGCCAGGTTCACGCCGATTTCCTCGGCTGCGCGTGCCATCATCGGCACGACGCCGCTGGTCGACAGGGTGATGCGCCGCTTCGACAGGGCCAGGCCATCGCCGTCCATCACCAGCTTGAGCGCATCGCGCACATGGTCGAAATTATAGAGCGGCTCGCCCATGCCCATCATCACGATGTTGGTGAGCATGCGGCCATCCGCCGTATATTGCGAATCGTCGTCCGTCTCATCGTCATTGGCACTTGCCATGCTGCCCTTGGGCCATTCGCCCAGAGCATCGCGTGCCAGCATGACCTGGCCGACGATTTCGCCGGGCGTCAGGTTGCGCACCAGTCGCATCGTGCCGGTGTGGCAGAAGCTGCAATTGAGCGTGCAGCCGACCTGGCTCGACACGCACAAGGTGCCGCGGTCCGCATCGGGGATGAAGACCATCTCATAATCCTGGCCATCGTCGGAGCGGAGCAGCCATTTGCGGGTGCCGTCGTTCGACACCTGGGCCTCCACCACCTGCGGGCGGCCGACGATGAAACGTTCCGCCATCCACAGCCGCATCGGCTTGGCGAGGTCGGTCATCTTCTCGAAATCAGTTTCGCCGCGATGATAGAGCCAATGGAACAGCTGCTTGGAGCGCAGCTTGGCGGCCTTCTGGTCGAGTCCGGCTTCTTCCAGCGCGCCCTTCATCTGGGCACGGGTCAGGCCCAGCATGTCAACGCGCCCGTCCTCACGGGGCGTCACCGCGCGGGGCACGGGCACAGGGTCGATGAGGCCGGGAATCGGCATGATGGGGTTGGCGGCGGAGTGCATGGCCGCGCACATAGGCGATTTTGCCGGATTTTTAAAGTGGCGTTGGAATCAGCGTAAACGCGCGCAACCCAGCGCCGCCGCGTCGATCGCCGTGGCCGCGCCGCGCAGCGCATAGCTGTCGGCAAAAGCGCCGCCCTTTGCCGATGTCGATTGCACGCTCATGCTGCTGGCGGAGCGCATCGCGGCGATGATCGCCGCATCATCCTGTGGATTGGCAGCCCAGGCGTCGGCCTGCCCCGCGACCAGCGCGAAACGTCGGTCGCCAACGCTGAGCGAGACCCGCGCATTGGCGGCACGCGGTCGGCTGAGGCGAAAATGGACCTGGCCCCGGACATGCTGGCGCGGCCATGTGCCAACGGCCGCGAAACCCTTTGCCGCGTCGCCCGCGCGGCGTTGCGTCGGCATCGCGATGGCGTAGCAGCGCGGCCCGTTCTGGCCGGGGGCAGGATCGCGAAAGGCACCCCAACTTTCAAAAATGCCGAGCGAATCGCGCGCCAGAACAGGGCTGGCGAGGGCGAGGGCAGGGATTAGAAAAGCAGGCAGGCAACGCATGAGCCGGGCAAAGCGCAAGCCATCGCCTTTTGCAAGCCCGGCTTCGTTTCGAAACCGCGTCGAGATGCTTGCCGCCGCCGACATAGCGGTTATGAAGGACCATCCATCATTGCCGCCGGGATTCGACCGAATCCTCGCCATCGACGCAAAAAGAACGGACAGAACAGGGACATGAAGGCCACCATCGAACGCGCAACGCTCCTCAAGAGCCTGAGCCACGTCCAGTCGGTGGTGGAGCGCAGGAACACGATTCCGATCCTGTCGAACGTGCTGATCGAGGCATCGGCGGATGGTGCGATCAAGCTGATGGCGACCGATCTCGACCTGCAGGTCGTGGAAAGCGTGTCGGCCCAGGTCGAACAGGCCGGCGCCACCACCATTTCCGCCCACACCCTGTTCGACATCGCTCGCAAACTGCCCGAGGGCAGCCAGGTGTCGCTGCAGGCGGCCGATGGCAAGATGCTGATCCAGGCCGGTCGCGCCCGCTTCAACTTGTCGACCCTGCCGCGCGACGACTTCCCGGTGATCGCCGAGGGCGACCTGCCGACCAGCTTCGAGCTGCCGGCCGAGACGCTCAAGCAGATCATCGACAAGACCCGCTTCGCGATCTCGACCGAAGAGACGCGCTATTATCTGAACGGCATCTATTTCCACGTCTCGGACGAAGGCTCGCCGGTGCTCAAGGCGGCGGCGACCGACGGCCACCGTCTGGCGCGCGTTACCGTGCCGCGTCCCGACGGCGCCGATGGCATGCCGGGCATCATCATTCCCCGCAAGTGCATCGCAGAATTGCGCAAGCTGCTCGATGAGGTCGAGGGGTCGGTGCAGATCAGCCTGTCGGCCAGCAAGATCCGCTTTGGCCTGGGCAGCGCGATCCTGACCAGCAAGCTGATCGACGGCACCTTCCCCGATTATAGCCGCGTCATCCCAACCGCCAACGACAAGCTGCTCAAGATCGATCCACGCAGCTTTGAGGAAGGTGTGGACCGCGTCGCGACCATCGCCACCGAAAAGACCCGCGCCGTCAAGATGAGCCTGGATACCGACAAGATCACCCTGTCTGTCACCAGCCCCGAAAATGGCACGGCGGCCGAAGAAGTACCCGGTGCCTTCCAGGGCGAGGGCTTCGACATCGGTTTCAATGCGCGATACCTGCTCGACATATTGGGTCAGATTGACAGCGACCTGGTCGAATTGCACCTGGCTGACGCGGCGGCACCGACGCTGATCCGTGAAAATGACCGCAGCCCGGCGCTCTATGTGCTGATGCCGATGCGCGTGTAGATGCAAGGCGGTGCGGGCGTGCCCGTGCCGCTGGGCGGAAAATGCGTGTAGAGCCCGGCCGGCCGGGGTAATCGCTTTTCAAGATTTGCTCGCTAGAGGGGCCTGATGGCTCTTGTACGTTCTACCTTGTCCGATCCGCAGGGGCATCCTGCGAATCTGATGGTCTCTCTGGGGCTGGCGGAGAGCGGTACCGAAGTTTCAGCGACCTGGATATCGGCGACCTTCGCCCATGTCGCGGCATTATGGCCGCTGCTGTTGCTGGCGAAATTATGCGTCGCTGCCCTTTTGGGGATGCAGCCTTTTTCGACTGGTGGCTCCGATCAGGGGCTGATGCTGGCAGCCGTGGTCGTGATCGATGGATTGCTGATCATCGTTCCGCGCGGTGCTGCGTTTCGAACCCTGCGTCCCCACATCCAGAACTGGCTGATCCTGCCCGCGATGTTCCTGTCCGGGTTCGCTTTCAGCCTGTGGCTGGGGCAAGGCAGCGCGGCCTTGTTGCCATCACTGGCGATCGCGCTCCTGGCGGTTTGCGTTGTAGGTGATCGGCGTCTGCTGGGCCTCAGCTACTTCCTGGGCGCGTTGTGTGTCCCGGCGGTGGGGGACGCAAGCACCATACAGGGCGGGCTCGTGGTCAGTTGCGTTGCCGTGATGGCGATCGCCACATTGCGTCAGGCCACGGCCGATCGTGAAAGGGCGATCGGTCAGCACCAGCAGGATCTCAAGGCGCAGCGGTCGGATCGGCTGCTGCAGGAATATGAACAGTCCGGACGTGGCTGGTTTTGGGAAACGGACCGTCAAGGCTGCCTTGCCTATATCTCCGACACGCTGGAACAGCAGTTGGGCATGGCGTCGGGCGGCCTGGCAGGACAGCCCATCACCGATATCATACAGCCGGGCGATCGACAGCATGGTGATGGCGAGAGGACGCTGGGTTTCCATCTGTCCGCGCGGACCGGTTTTGCGGACATCGCCGTCCGCGCGGCAGTAGCGGGCGACGAGCGCTGGTGGTCGATATCCGGCCAGCCCGTGTTCAACGAATATGGCCAGTTCCATGGCTTTCGCGGCAGCGGCATGGACCTTACCGAAATGCGGCGCAGCCAGGCCGAAGTGACCAGGCTGGCGCAATATGATTCCCTGACGGGCCTCGCCAATCGCGTGCAGATGCTGCAGGCGCTGGAACAGGCCGTCGTTGGGACACGGGGCAAGCAGGGCGAATGCGCGCTGATGATGCTGGATCTCGACCGGTTCAAGAGCGTCAACGATACGCTTGGCCATCCGGCCGGCGACGCGCTGCTCCGTCAGGTCAGCCAGCGGCTGCAGCGCGTGGTGGGGAATCAGGGACTGGTCGGCCGCCAGGGCGGCGACGAATTCAAGGTATTGCTGCACGGTCGGCAGGATCCCGGCAAGCTGGGCCTGTTGGCGCAGGCGATTATCAGCGCCATATCTCAGCCCTATTCGATTGAGGGAACGGCCGTGGTGATCGGGGTATCGGTCGGTATCTCCTTCTGCCCGGACGATGGCGTGACGGCCGACGCGCTGATCCGCAATGCGGACCTTGCGCTCTACAAGGCCAAGGGAGATGGCCGCGGCGTGTATCGCTTCTATTCGGCCGACATGCACGCCGATGCCGAAGATCGCCGCCAACTGGAGCAGGACTTGCGCCATGCTTTGGCGTCGGACGGGCTGCATCTGGCCTATCAACCGGTGGTATGTTCCAGGACCGAGAGGGTAACCGGTTATGAGGCATTGTTGCGCTGGGACCACCCGACCCGGGGCGGGATATCGCCGTCACTGTTCGTGCCCGTGGCGGAAGATAGCGGGCTGATCGGCCCGATCGGGGAATGGGTGATGCGGACCGCCTGCCGCGATGCGGCGCAATGGGCGGAAGGAATACGCGTCGCCATCAATGTATCGCCGACGCAATTCGCCAACCCGGGCTTTCCCACGACGGTGATGCAGGCGTTGGCAGGTGCCCAATTGGCTGCCGAACGGCTGGAGCTGGAAATCACCGAAAGCGTGTTTCTGAACGACAATGCCGGCACGGACGCGATGTTCACGCGCCTCAAGGCATTGGGGGTAAGGCTGGCGCTGGACGATTTCGGCACGGGCTATTCCTCGCTCGGCTATTTGAAAAAGGCGCCGTTCGACAAGATCAAGATCGATCAGAGCTTCGTTCGGGGGGCCGCCATCAAGGGCAGCAGAAACAGTGCGATCATCCGGGCGATCGTCAGCCTGGCCGAGGCGTTGGGCATGGATACGACGGCCGAAGGCGCCGAGACCCAGGATGAGCTGGACCTGATCCGTCAGCTGGGGTGCAGCCATATCCAGGGCTATATCTATGGTCGGCCGATGCCTGCCGCTCAGGTGCTGGAGGCCCAGCGGATCAACGGCACCGTCGTACGACCCGAAGGCTTCCAGTCGAGCCGGCCGGAGCGCAAGACCATGTTGCGCACGGTCGCGATCCATCATGACGGGCATGTCTATACCGGTCGTGTGCGGAATATCTCTGCAACGGGGGCAATGATCGAAGGCTTGTGGAATGTTCCCCAAGGCACCTTGTTTGCGATCGAACTGTCCGAGGGTCAGACTGTCAATGCGACCGCCCGCTGGTCGAAGGAAGACAGGATGGGCGTGGAATTTGCCGGGGCGATCGATCTTGCAGCGCTACGGCATGCGCCGCGCTCGCTCGCGTCGTGACGATGGTCGTGGTCGGCCGGTAAAAAAAGGAGAGGCTGCGGATCTGCGCCTCTCCCTTTTTTTGAGTCTCGCTCTATGCGGGTCAGGCGGCCATCGCGATTGGCGGCAGTCCGCGCGCGACATCCTTGATCAGGCCGATGAATCGGGTCGCTTCACGCACGATCATCGCCTTGTTGAAACAGGCAGCGGCGCCCCGATCCATCGCATCGGCGACAATCGGCGCGCCCTCGCGCATCAAACTGGACAGCATGATCACGGGACAGGGGTCCAGGTCCATGATCTCGTCGAGGATCATCATGCCATCCCTGCCCGGCATGGCAACGTCCAGCGTCACGACGTCGGGCTTTTCCCGCCGGATCATGGTGATCGCCTCTTCGCCATGGCGGGCGATGCCCACCACCTCGACCCGGCGGTCGCGTTCCAGCAGCGTCTCGATCATTGCGCGAATGGTGAGCGAATCATCGACCACCACGATCCGTATCGGCTTCATCTCTTGGGTCCTTCCCAGCGGTCCATTGGACCTCATAACGGCTGGGAAACGGCCGACTTTAGCCGTGGCTAACAAGGGTTTAACCACGGCCTTGTCCCGGATCAGAAGAACAGCTTGCGGAAGCTGACCGACACGGTACGGCCGAGCGGGTCCAGATAGCCCGGCTGGTAGCGGATCGGCGTTTGCCCGGTCGCATCGGTCACGTCACGGCGGGTGTTGAGGATATTGTCGATGCCGATCGACACCCGCGCTCCGCGCAGGAAGGGATGGGCCTTCACCAGGCTAGGCATCTGGCCGAGATTGGCGAACAGGCGCAGGTTCGCGGTGGCCAGGCTGCCGAAATCGAGCCGGGAATTGCTGCCCAGCGCCCCATCGACATGGGTGCCGCTTTCCCAATCGACGCTGAAGCGCGCCCCCAGGCCATTGTTCACATAACCGATCCGTCCTTCCAGTTCGTGGCGCGGCTGGCCGCCCGAATTGCCGACGGCATCGCCGTTCAGTAGGTCGAGTTCGGGGACGCCCGGCGCGATCAGGATGCTCTCGGTGATGTGCCAGGTATGATAGAGACTGAAAGTCAGGCGCCCGCCGCCCTGGCCGCCGCCGGGACCGCGGAAGCCGCCGCCGGGGCCGCCAGGCCCTCCGAAGCCACCGCCACCAGGGCCGCGGGCTCCGTCGCCACCCTGCCCGCTTGGGCCGTCGGTGTTGCGCTGGCCGCCTTCGCCGCCCTGGCCGGGCGGCGGGCCGCCCGCCCTATTACCTTCGGAGCCACCTTGCGGTCCGCGATTGCCGAAAGCTGCGCGCAGGTCCTGCAATTCCTTTGGCCGGTCCTCCGGCTTGGCGCCGGCCGCGCGCCACGCCTCGATCACCTTCTGAATGTGCGATTTGAGCGTGAAGGAAATGTCGAAGCCCCAGCGTAGCTGTTCGCTTTGCGAGCGCTGATAATTGATCGGCCGGCCGTCGACGATCAGCAGCTGCCCATCCTCGTCGCGCACGAAACGCTGGGGGAAGGCCGCCTCGATCGCCGGGGTCGGCGTCGGGAAGGCAGAGATGGGGTTGCTGGTCCGGCTGTTAAGATAGGTGGCTGTCAGCGTCAGGTTCGGCTTCTCGAACGGCTTGATCGTCGCACCGATACGGAACTGGTCGCGGGTGCTGGACCGCAGGTCGGGATTACCGCCCGACAACTGGGTCACGAATACGGTCTGGCCTGTCGCATAATCGAAGGTCGACACGTTGGGGGTGGAAATCACCGGGTCGTTGATCTGCGATCCGGTGGGGGCCGCCTTGTCCTGATTGGCCGATACCAGCAACTGTACCGCCGGGATCGGTTGCCAGCGCAGGCCATAGCCCAGGGTCGAGAGCGTGCCGAAGTCCGACAGATGCTGCGCGGCCGCATTCACATTGGCGCTGATATCGCCGACGGCACCGAGCACGCCCTTGGACCGGCTGGTCAGCGGTATGTTCAGGCTGGCCTGTCCGCTTTCGATCTGGCGGTCATAATTGGACCCGGTCTCGATCCCCGACCGGCTGGATGAACTTTCAAAATCATTGGCCGAGGCCCCGACCCGGATCGAGGTCATGACCTTGCCCGCCGGCAGCTCGAACAGCGCGCCGCTCAGCAACAGGTCGCCGCCGATTGCGCGCGACTGCGCCCGTGCCCGATCGGTCAGGCGCGATTGCAGCAGATCGGCGGTGAAATCGCCATAGGGATTGACCGCCGGATTGCCGGCATCCAGCGCCGACTGGATCGCGACCGGATTGACGCCGCGATCGGTGCGGGTGCGGGTGTCGGAAATATCGCCATTACCGGTGAAGGACCATTGCCAGCTGCCGTTCAGCCGGCCGTTCAGCGTCAGCCCGACATGACCGGTGGTGCCGCGAATCTTCTGCCCCAGCGCGCCGGCCTGTTCGAGATAGCGATAGAGGCGGACATCATCGCCAAAGGGGGAAAAGGGGCTGCCGGCCGCCAGCGTGAGTGGCACCGCCGACAGACCCTGGAGCGAATCATTGTCGGACAGTTCGAGCCGGCCATTGAGCGTCGCCGATACGCCGCCCAACGCGCGCGCGAGGGTCGCATTGGCGGAGAAATTCTCGGTCGCCGGGCTTAGCGTCCGATATTTGCTGAGGTTGCTGATGCTGGTCTGGTTGGCGCCGGCAACAAAGTCGGTGAGGCTGGGCGTGCCGCTGGCGGCACCAGCCGGTACGGTGGCGACGGTCACGGTCTGGCCGGCGGCGGCCGACAGGGCCGGGTCGATCTCCGCCCCGCGATCGGGCGCGGTGATGTTGCCACCCAGCGAATAGGGCAGGCTGGGGGCAGCGGCGTTAATGCCGCGTTCGTTCTCCAGCAGATTGTCGGCGCGACTATATTTGACGTTCAGGGTGAAGCGATTGTCGCCCCGGATGCGCAGCACGCCAACTTCACCTTGCCCATTTTCGCGGCCGCCATCGGTGGTGGTGCCGGCGCGCAGGTCCAGCGTCTCGGCGCGGAAGCGCTGGCGCAGGACGATGTTCACCACCTTTTGCGTGGGGGCATAGCCATAGGATAGCGCGACCTGCTCGGGCAGGATGTCGACCCGCGCCACCGCTTCGGACGGCAGATCGGAAATTTCCGAGAAGCTGGAAATGCGCTTGCCGTTCAACAGGATGACCGGTGTGCCATTGGTCTGCGGCGACAATTCGGTGATCATTTCCGAAATCGACGTCACGCCCAGTGCGCGGACATCGGCCGGCGACAATTGTTGTTCGGGCTTGATGTCGCCGATGACCGCGCCGCGCTGCGGCTGG
The sequence above is drawn from the Sphingobium sp. AP49 genome and encodes:
- a CDS encoding EAL domain-containing protein yields the protein MALVRSTLSDPQGHPANLMVSLGLAESGTEVSATWISATFAHVAALWPLLLLAKLCVAALLGMQPFSTGGSDQGLMLAAVVVIDGLLIIVPRGAAFRTLRPHIQNWLILPAMFLSGFAFSLWLGQGSAALLPSLAIALLAVCVVGDRRLLGLSYFLGALCVPAVGDASTIQGGLVVSCVAVMAIATLRQATADRERAIGQHQQDLKAQRSDRLLQEYEQSGRGWFWETDRQGCLAYISDTLEQQLGMASGGLAGQPITDIIQPGDRQHGDGERTLGFHLSARTGFADIAVRAAVAGDERWWSISGQPVFNEYGQFHGFRGSGMDLTEMRRSQAEVTRLAQYDSLTGLANRVQMLQALEQAVVGTRGKQGECALMMLDLDRFKSVNDTLGHPAGDALLRQVSQRLQRVVGNQGLVGRQGGDEFKVLLHGRQDPGKLGLLAQAIISAISQPYSIEGTAVVIGVSVGISFCPDDGVTADALIRNADLALYKAKGDGRGVYRFYSADMHADAEDRRQLEQDLRHALASDGLHLAYQPVVCSRTERVTGYEALLRWDHPTRGGISPSLFVPVAEDSGLIGPIGEWVMRTACRDAAQWAEGIRVAINVSPTQFANPGFPTTVMQALAGAQLAAERLELEITESVFLNDNAGTDAMFTRLKALGVRLALDDFGTGYSSLGYLKKAPFDKIKIDQSFVRGAAIKGSRNSAIIRAIVSLAEALGMDTTAEGAETQDELDLIRQLGCSHIQGYIYGRPMPAAQVLEAQRINGTVVRPEGFQSSRPERKTMLRTVAIHHDGHVYTGRVRNISATGAMIEGLWNVPQGTLFAIELSEGQTVNATARWSKEDRMGVEFAGAIDLAALRHAPRSLAS
- a CDS encoding response regulator: MKPIRIVVVDDSLTIRAMIETLLERDRRVEVVGIARHGEEAITMIRREKPDVVTLDVAMPGRDGMMILDEIMDLDPCPVIMLSSLMREGAPIVADAMDRGAAACFNKAMIVREATRFIGLIKDVARGLPPIAMAA
- the rlmN gene encoding 23S rRNA (adenine(2503)-C(2))-methyltransferase RlmN; translated protein: MHSAANPIMPIPGLIDPVPVPRAVTPREDGRVDMLGLTRAQMKGALEEAGLDQKAAKLRSKQLFHWLYHRGETDFEKMTDLAKPMRLWMAERFIVGRPQVVEAQVSNDGTRKWLLRSDDGQDYEMVFIPDADRGTLCVSSQVGCTLNCSFCHTGTMRLVRNLTPGEIVGQVMLARDALGEWPKGSMASANDDETDDDSQYTADGRMLTNIVMMGMGEPLYNFDHVRDALKLVMDGDGLALSKRRITLSTSGVVPMMARAAEEIGVNLAVSLHAVTKEVRDELVPLNRKYGIEELLQACADYPKANNARRITFEYVMIKDKNDSDADAHELVRLIRKYKLPAKVNLIPFNPWPGTDYECSSPERIRAFSTIVFEGGISAPVRTPRGRDIMAACGQLKSASEKKSKAEMKRLAEEKQAALG
- the dnaN gene encoding DNA polymerase III subunit beta, with protein sequence MKATIERATLLKSLSHVQSVVERRNTIPILSNVLIEASADGAIKLMATDLDLQVVESVSAQVEQAGATTISAHTLFDIARKLPEGSQVSLQAADGKMLIQAGRARFNLSTLPRDDFPVIAEGDLPTSFELPAETLKQIIDKTRFAISTEETRYYLNGIYFHVSDEGSPVLKAAATDGHRLARVTVPRPDGADGMPGIIIPRKCIAELRKLLDEVEGSVQISLSASKIRFGLGSAILTSKLIDGTFPDYSRVIPTANDKLLKIDPRSFEEGVDRVATIATEKTRAVKMSLDTDKITLSVTSPENGTAAEEVPGAFQGEGFDIGFNARYLLDILGQIDSDLVELHLADAAAPTLIRENDRSPALYVLMPMRV
- a CDS encoding TonB-dependent receptor → MRQTTSLLLISLMLGAAPGALMAQETENKGPPAQVDEGEEIIVTGQPQRGAVIGDIKPEQQLSPADVRALGVTSISEMITELSPQTNGTPVILLNGKRISSFSEISDLPSEAVARVDILPEQVALSYGYAPTQKVVNIVLRQRFRAETLDLRAGTTTDGGRENGQGEVGVLRIRGDNRFTLNVKYSRADNLLENERGINAAAPSLPYSLGGNITAPDRGAEIDPALSAAAGQTVTVATVPAGAASGTPSLTDFVAGANQTSISNLSKYRTLSPATENFSANATLARALGGVSATLNGRLELSDNDSLQGLSAVPLTLAAGSPFSPFGDDVRLYRYLEQAGALGQKIRGTTGHVGLTLNGRLNGSWQWSFTGNGDISDTRTRTDRGVNPVAIQSALDAGNPAVNPYGDFTADLLQSRLTDRARAQSRAIGGDLLLSGALFELPAGKVMTSIRVGASANDFESSSSRSGIETGSNYDRQIESGQASLNIPLTSRSKGVLGAVGDISANVNAAAQHLSDFGTLSTLGYGLRWQPIPAVQLLVSANQDKAAPTGSQINDPVISTPNVSTFDYATGQTVFVTQLSGGNPDLRSSTRDQFRIGATIKPFEKPNLTLTATYLNSRTSNPISAFPTPTPAIEAAFPQRFVRDEDGQLLIVDGRPINYQRSQSEQLRWGFDISFTLKSHIQKVIEAWRAAGAKPEDRPKELQDLRAAFGNRGPQGGSEGNRAGGPPPGQGGEGGQRNTDGPSGQGGDGARGPGGGGFGGPGGPGGGFRGPGGGQGGGRLTFSLYHTWHITESILIAPGVPELDLLNGDAVGNSGGQPRHELEGRIGYVNNGLGARFSVDWESGTHVDGALGSNSRLDFGSLATANLRLFANLGQMPSLVKAHPFLRGARVSIGIDNILNTRRDVTDATGQTPIRYQPGYLDPLGRTVSVSFRKLFF